One Methylophaga marina DNA window includes the following coding sequences:
- a CDS encoding TonB-dependent receptor domain-containing protein: MSDDLRSFDTESLWNLEAGLKSFWLDGDLITSLTAFYTRRSNAQIKNSISVPKTSGPGTDFVDYFVNAEKVRNIGLEAELDWFINEKYRVIASLGLLDAKLEDYENPELLEEGIKLSGRRIAHAPAYQFNLGGEYYFAPGWTFKANMEGKDEFYYSNSHNAKSHSYVLYNASIEYKKDEWKVTLWGRNLFDKDYYTRGFYFGIDPSKSYAEETYTQYGDPRVVGLTLSYDY, translated from the coding sequence ATTAGTGATGACTTACGCTCTTTTGATACAGAGTCATTATGGAATCTAGAAGCTGGCTTAAAGTCATTCTGGCTAGACGGTGACTTAATAACATCTTTGACAGCTTTTTATACACGCCGAAGTAATGCTCAAATAAAAAACTCAATCAGTGTACCTAAAACATCTGGACCTGGAACCGATTTTGTTGACTATTTTGTGAATGCTGAAAAAGTTAGGAATATAGGTCTTGAAGCTGAGTTAGATTGGTTTATTAATGAAAAATATCGTGTTATTGCATCATTGGGTCTCCTAGATGCAAAACTGGAAGATTATGAAAACCCTGAATTATTAGAAGAGGGTATCAAATTGAGTGGCAGAAGAATCGCACACGCCCCTGCCTATCAATTTAATCTGGGAGGAGAGTATTACTTTGCCCCAGGCTGGACTTTTAAAGCCAATATGGAAGGAAAGGATGAGTTTTATTACTCAAACAGCCACAATGCAAAATCGCACTCTTATGTTCTCTACAATGCCAGCATCGAATACAAAAAGGATGAGTGGAAAGTCACATTATGGGGACGTAACTTGTTCGATAAAGACTACTATACGCGAGGTTTTTACTTTGGTATCGACCCGTCAAAATCTTATGCTGAAGAAACCTACACTCAATACGGTGATCCACGTGTCGTAGGCTTAACATTAAGTTACGACTATTAA
- a CDS encoding TonB-dependent receptor gives MKAKTLAIAITTAMTSPMIWAEVTPADLPSMIVSADFRPNDAHDTPVSLTTIDKDTIDSRGAQHIEDVLNLAPNVNVSSGASRGQYFQIRGIGERSEFQAPLNPSVGLYIDGIDFSRSGGAATLFDIESVEVLRGPQGTRYGANGMAGTINLKSTEPTNDLKMKFESTLATYNTHAEGIAVGGPLIENTLLGRFSVHSYKSDGFMDNDFLGRDNTQNRDEITARGHLKWLATDDLTIDLNVLHLNIDNGYDAFTLDNSRNSLSDQPGKDAQNTNAFALKADYRANDKVQLQSNLSYSKSNLEYSYDDDWSYKSQFDAGLDPYSGFDQYKRKRENTALEFRALSNENGRIFADTTDWTLGVYVSKQRQNLDRTYYENVLTSDAVTGYVTKNSYETVNTALYGQLDTALTDKLTLISGLRAEYWEADYKDSAGLSDEPDDLMFGGKLGLEYAINEDHMAFTTLSRGYKAGESTLNLELVMTYALLIQSHYGI, from the coding sequence ATGAAAGCAAAAACACTGGCTATAGCCATAACAACGGCTATGACATCTCCCATGATATGGGCTGAAGTGACGCCTGCTGACTTACCCTCCATGATCGTGAGTGCTGACTTTCGTCCGAACGATGCTCATGACACTCCGGTGAGTTTAACCACGATTGATAAAGACACTATTGATTCTCGTGGTGCTCAGCATATCGAAGATGTGCTCAATCTCGCGCCTAATGTCAATGTCTCCAGCGGTGCATCACGAGGACAATATTTCCAAATTCGTGGCATTGGTGAACGTAGTGAATTCCAAGCACCGCTTAATCCGTCTGTTGGTTTATACATAGATGGCATAGATTTTAGTCGCAGTGGCGGTGCGGCTACCTTATTTGATATTGAATCTGTTGAGGTATTACGCGGTCCACAAGGCACCCGTTATGGTGCAAATGGCATGGCTGGCACCATCAACTTAAAAAGCACTGAGCCAACGAATGATTTGAAGATGAAGTTTGAATCAACTCTGGCGACCTACAATACCCATGCAGAAGGCATTGCTGTTGGTGGACCGTTAATTGAGAATACCTTACTAGGACGTTTTTCTGTCCACAGCTACAAATCAGATGGCTTCATGGATAACGATTTTTTAGGTAGAGATAATACTCAAAATCGAGATGAAATTACGGCTAGAGGTCACCTTAAATGGCTTGCTACAGATGACCTAACTATCGATCTTAATGTATTACACTTAAACATTGATAATGGCTACGATGCTTTCACACTTGATAACAGCCGTAACAGCTTGTCAGACCAACCTGGCAAAGATGCTCAAAATACCAATGCCTTTGCTTTAAAGGCCGATTATCGTGCGAATGATAAAGTACAACTCCAATCAAACCTCAGTTATTCAAAATCTAATCTAGAGTACAGCTATGATGACGACTGGTCTTATAAATCACAATTTGATGCAGGACTCGATCCATACAGTGGCTTTGATCAGTATAAACGTAAACGTGAAAATACAGCCTTAGAGTTCAGAGCATTATCTAATGAGAATGGACGAATCTTTGCTGACACTACTGACTGGACATTAGGTGTCTATGTATCAAAACAACGTCAAAATCTGGATCGCACATATTACGAAAATGTTCTTACAAGCGATGCCGTTACCGGATATGTGACAAAAAACAGTTATGAAACTGTTAATACAGCACTGTATGGTCAATTAGATACAGCACTCACCGACAAACTTACGTTGATAAGTGGTCTCAGAGCAGAATATTGGGAAGCTGACTATAAGGATTCAGCAGGTCTTTCCGATGAGCCCGATGATTTGATGTTTGGAGGCAAGCTAGGGCTTGAATATGCTATCAATGAAGATCATATGGCCTTTACAACCTTATCTCGTGGCTACAAAGCGGGGGAATCAACGTTGAACCTAGAATTAGTGATGACTTACGCTCTTTTGATACAGAGTCATTATGGAATCTAG